The proteins below are encoded in one region of Styela clava chromosome 4, kaStyClav1.hap1.2, whole genome shotgun sequence:
- the LOC120327062 gene encoding uncharacterized protein LOC120327062 yields MKNELFFTLLLIGQFLFELEALPNRCRYSRNFKKLECKLARLYRSMNMRQLDIPMETEKVELPNNEITDAPSIRRKIEGLENLKVLDISFNSVADNIRDLVSKNTKLEEFRIRNNMLYRISERTLENNPELRKVDLSNNKISSLPFKLFSSNTKLVSALLWANDLTYVPEDLFRNNKNLEVINLSWNKLQDIPERFFRGLTKLRKVLLWKNQLTCLYSTMFQDNFALNTFHVAINYIKKVPDQLFDNTPLLEDVRLWSNEIECIPKETFKKTENIGYVNLLLGNERLPWELKQRFSKNGAMNINKMSYGLFEYGDNRCTAAPCEWNPETRTMDCSSRGLSNLELLEDVCEKVRNLNLDDNILRDAEMLSPVIEQMTELRTITVQENELNGTLNPKTFKSNLQLTSVDFSRNKLKSIPSTLFEASSILQTVKFSNNEIEEIPENLLNNNPELTEFDVSGNQIKDLSKSLFSNTRLITVAKLSKNKIKKIDEQTFKNNEKLREVDLADNQISGEISLETFENKPDLETVKLGGNRITNMTKTTNSDKQLRVTTIELSYNKLEEFPTELIEERPNLRRLILDHNRIKEIPAEALFKNERLVEIDLSHNRLTKLPKNVFSQNSELEILRLDHNALTRLESGLLYGNPRLKFFSANGNKLNYIAPDFFIDSLMLEEVKLSDNVITEFPEDLFKSCAKLRYLTMSKNNIDYIPSKSFDENEELEAVCLHGNTLSQLPRPQLTAPGQAGQLITEDGIPRERGAASDHQTIQLIEIKESEEQNYIGPFSVRKLRASLAKMSKREEKKSL; encoded by the exons ATGAAAAACGAATTATTCTTCACTTTATTATTAATAGggcaatttttatttgaactgGAAGCTTTACCAAA TCGATGCCGATAttcaagaaatttcaaaaaattggaaTGCAAATTGGCAAGACTTTACAGGTCAATGAACATGAGGCAACTTGACATACCTATGGAAACTGAAAAAGTTGAATTACCAAACAACGAAATAACAGATGCCCCCTCTATTAGG AGAAAAATTGAAGGTCTTGAAAATTTAAAAGTCTTGGATATATCATTCAACAGTGTCGCAGATAACATCAGAGACCTTGTTTCCAAAAATACAAAACTGGAAGAGTTCCGTATAAGAAACAATATGTTATACAGAATTTCCGAAAGAACTTTGGAA AATAATCCTGAATTGAGAAAAGTTGATCTCAGCAACAACAAAATAAGTTCACTACCATTCAAACTGTTCAGCTCAAATACAAAACTTGTATCTGCATTGTTATGGGCCAATGATTTAACATATGTGCCAGAAGACTTAttcag aaataacaaaaatttggaGGTCATCAATCTGAGTTGGAACAAGCTACAAGACATACCTGAAAGGTTTTTCAGAGGATTAACCAAACTTAGGAAAGTTCTTTTGTGGAAAAATCAACTAACATGTCTATACAGTACTATGTTTCAAGACAACTTTGCATTGAATACA TTTCATGTTGCAATCAACTACATCAAAAAGGTTCCAGATCAATTGTTTGATAATACACCGCTACTTGAAGATGTGAGATTATGGTCAAATGAAATTGAATGCATTCCTAAAGAAACTTTCAAGAAAACAGAGAACATTGG ATATGTAAACTTGCTGCTTGGAAATGAGAGACTTCCCTGGGAACTCAAACAAAGATTCTCAAAAAATGGAGCGAtgaatatcaacaaaatgtCATATGGCCTTTTCGAATATGGAGACAACAGATGCACAGCAGCACCGTGTGAATGGAATCCAGAGACAAGAACAATGGACTGCAGTTccag AGGATTGAGTAACTTGGAATTACTAGAAGATGTATGTGAAAAAGTAAGAAATTTGAATCTTGATGACAATATTCTAAGAGATGCAGAGATGTTGTCCCCAGTCATAGAACAGATGACAGAATTGAG AACAATTACTGTTCAAGAAAACGAATTGAATGGAACGTTGAATCCAAAGACTTTCAAATCTAACTTGCAACTGACTTCGGTAGATTTTAGTCGAAACAAACTCAAATCTATACCATCAACACTATTTGAAGCAAGTTCAATTCTTCAG ACTGTAAAATTTTCCAACAACGAAATAGAGGAAATTCCGGAAAACCTTTTAAATAACAATCCAGAACTAACAGAGTTTGATGTTTCTGGGAACCAAATCAAAGATTTGTCCAAATCTCTTTTTTCAAACACAAGACTGATAACTGTCgctaaattatcaaaaaataaaataaaaaag ATTGATGAACAgacatttaaaaacaatgaaaagctTAGAGAGGTTGACCTTGCTGATAATCAAATATCTGGTGAAATTTCTTTAGAAACGTTCGAAAATAAACCAGATCTTGAGACTGTGAAACTTGGAG GAAACCGCATCACCAATATGACAAAGACCACAAACTCTGACAAGCAGCTACGAGTAACTACCATAGAATTGAGCTATAACAAATTAGAAGAATTTCCAACTGAGTTGATTGAAGAACGACCCAACTTGCGACGTCTTATTCTCGACCACAACAGAATAAAAGAAATCCCTGCAGAGgctttattcaaaaatgagaGGCTAGTTGAGATAGATCTATCTCATAACAGACTGACAAAACTAccgaaaaatgtgttttctcAAAACTCAGAACTTGAAATCCTAAGGCTTGATCACAATGCTTTGACAAGATTGGAGTCTGGTCTTCTGTATGGCAATCCCAGGCTCAAATTCTTCAGTGCAAATGGAAACAAGCTCAACTACATTGCACCAGACTTTTTCATTGATAGCCTCATGCTTGAAGAAGTTAAATTGTCTGACAATGTTATCACAGAATTTCCTGAAGATCTCTTCAAATCGTGTGCCAAGCTAAGATATCTTACCATGAGCAAAAACAACATTGATTATATTCCGAGTAAGTCATTTGATGAAAATGAAGAGCTGGAAGCCGTTTGTTTACATGGCAACACTCTGAGTCAGCTTCCCAGGCCTCAACTGACTGCACCAGGTCAAGCAGGACAATTGATCACTGAAGATGGCATACCGAGAGAAAGAGGA GCTGCAAGTGATCACCAGACAATACAGCTCATAGAAATCAAAGAAAGTGAAGAACAGAATTACATCGGACCATTCAGTGTTAGAAAACTGCGTGCAAGTCTGGCGAAGATGTCAAAGAGAGAAGAAAAGAAATCGTTATAG